The genomic interval GAGCGCGGGCAGTGCGCGGCCGAGGGCGACTCCGGCGAGGGTGCCGGCGGCCAGGGCGAAGAGGACCAGGGCGACGGACATCGGGCCGGCCGGGACGAGGACGCGGTCCCAGGACCAGTTGGTGACCAGGACGTCCTGGTCGGTGGTCCAGACCCAGGCGAAGACCAGGCCGAGCAGGGTGCTGCCGGCGGTCAACGGCAGCGCCGCCGCGGTGAGTTTGGCGGTCAGCCAGCGGGCCGGGGTGACGGACTGGGTCCAGGCGAGGCGGGCCGTGCCGGACTCCAGCTCGCGGCCGATCAGCGCGGAACCCGTCCAGGCGGCCACGGCTGTGGAGACGTAACTGAGCACATCGCCAAGGAAGTTCATGACGTTGTTGACGTCGGTGAGGACGAAGTACTGGTCGACGGGGTGCCGTTCGGCGGGCGCCCGGAACAGGTGCACCCAGAGCAGCGCGCCCACGGCGAGCAGCAGGAACGCGCCCCAGAGGGTCAACGCCGGTCGGTGCAGCCGCAGTACGGCGCGCTGCGGTCGGGCGGTGGGGCTCAGGGCCAGGGTGGTCATACGGCGGCTGCCTTGCGTGCGGGCGCCGACGGGCCGGTCTGGCGCTTGAGGAGTCGGAACGCGGCCACGGCCAGGGCGGCGGTGACGGCGAGGATGATCGCGGTCGCGGTCAACTGGAGCGGCCAGTAGTGGGATTGGGGGTGGTAGTCGTTGTAGTAGCCGACGGCGTCGAGCTTGGCGTAGACAGCCTGGCAGCCGCTGTTGGTGATGGCACCGCACTGCGGGTTGGCGATGTGGGCGCCGGTGGAGGTGACCAGGCCCTGGTCGACGACGATGCCGGAGCCCTGCGGGACGCTGTTCTTGAGGCTGCTGAGCTTGGTGACGGTGGGCCAGAGGTACGGCGTCGCGATGGCCATGACGCTCCACAGGAGCCCCGTGCCGCACAGCGAACCGACCAGTGAGGCAAGGGAGTTGTGCTTGAGCAGGCCGAAGAGGGCGCCGATCGCCAGGGCGGCCAGGGCCAGGGCGGCGGTGGCCGGGCCGTTGGCGGCGTAGGTGCCGACGTCGTACCAGCTCTTGGCCGAGTCGAGACGGCCCTGGCCCGTCGACCAGGCCCAGTGGTGCAGCCCGACGAGCACGGCGGAGCCGACGGTGACGAGTACGGCCGGCAGGGCGAGCTTGGCGGCGAGCCAGCGGGCCGGCGAGACCGACTGGGTCCACGCCAACTGCGCGGTGCCGTGCTCCAGTTCGCGACTGGTCAGCGTGGCACCGGACCAGCCGGCGATCAGGACGGGGACGCCGACGACGGCGAAGGTCGCGTACGTGTACCAGTCCTTGTAGCGGGCGACCGCGCTCGGGTCGTACACGCAACCGCCCGACTCGCAGGCGTGGTACTGCTTCC from Streptomyces sp. NBC_01288 carries:
- a CDS encoding ABC transporter permease, coding for MTALATPPVTGRQAGSSPHLLRWLIRLHRPALVAWVLFVLVLGGLLLWVGGPLTDAAVEGWKQYHACESGGCVYDPSAVARYKDWYTYATFAVVGVPVLIAGWSGATLTSRELEHGTAQLAWTQSVSPARWLAAKLALPAVLVTVGSAVLVGLHHWAWSTGQGRLDSAKSWYDVGTYAANGPATAALALAALAIGALFGLLKHNSLASLVGSLCGTGLLWSVMAIATPYLWPTVTKLSSLKNSVPQGSGIVVDQGLVTSTGAHIANPQCGAITNSGCQAVYAKLDAVGYYNDYHPQSHYWPLQLTATAIILAVTAALAVAAFRLLKRQTGPSAPARKAAAV